GTAGGTGATCTCCAGGGTTTCGGGGTGGTAGCGGGCGCCGTGGCAGGCGGTGCAGGGCGCGTACGTACCGGGCAGGAAGAGCAGTTCGACGGCGACGAAGCCCTCGCCCTGGCAGGTCTCGCAGCGGCCGGCGGCGACGTTGAAGGAGAACCGTCCGGCGGTGTAGCCGCGGGCGCGGGCCTCGTCGGTGGCGGCGAAGACCTTGCGTACGGCGTCGAAGAGGCCGGTGTAGGTGGCGAGGTTGGAGCGCGGGGTGCGGCCGATCGGCTTCTGGTCGACGCGCACCAGCCGGTCGATCGCCTCCAGGCCCTCGGCGCCGCTGAGTTGGGCGCGGGCCATCGGTCCGGCCTCGGTCCCGTCCTCGCCCGTATCGGTCGTCCCGTCGCCGAGGTGCTCGCGCACGGCCTCCGCGAGCACCCGGGTGACCAGCGTCGTTTTGCCCGATCCCGAGACACCGGTGACGGCGGTGAAGACGCCGAGCGGGAAGGCGGCGTCCAGGCCGCGCAGATTGTGCAGGGTGACACCGCGCAGCGTGAGCGTTCCCGTGGGGCGGCGCACCGTGCGGGCGGCGGGCGGTGCGGTGTCGAAGAGGAACCGGCGGGTGGCGGAGCCGGTGGCGTCGGCGAGCGCGGCGACGGGCCCGCTGTGCAGCACCTGTCCGCCGTGTTCCCCGGCGCGCGGGCCGATGTCGACGATCCAGTCGGCGCGCCGCACCACCTCCATGTCGTGCTCGACGACGAACAGCGAATTGCCCGCTTCCTTGAGCCGGCCGAGCACCGTGAGCAGGGACTCGGTATCGGCGGGGTGCAGGCCGGCGGAGGGCTCGTCCAGGACGTAGACGACGCCGAAGAGGCCGGAGCGCAGCTGGGTGGCCAGCCGCAGCCGCTGGAGTTCACCGGCGGACAGGGTGGGCGAGGGCCGGTCCATGCTCAGATAGCCCAGACCGAGTTCGGTGAGCACCTCGATCCGCGCCACCAGGTCGCGGGCCAGCGTCGGGGCCACCTCGTCGTCCGGCCGTGCGGCGGTGGGGCGCAGCAGCTCGGCGAGGGCGCCGAGCGGCATCCCGGCGAGGGTGGCGATGTCCTGGCCGTGGAACGTCACGGCCAGAGCCTCGGGGCGCAGCCGCCGCCCGGCGCACACCGGGCAGGGCTCGGCGACCATGAACCCCTGGACGCGCTTGCGCAGGGTCTCGCTCTTGGAGTCGGCGAAGGTGTGCAGCACATAGCGCCGGGCGCTCATGTACTGGCCCTTGTAGGGGCGTTGGATCCGGCCCACGTCGCGCACGGGGTGGACGGTGACGACGGGCTGTTCGTCGGTGAACAGGATCCACTCGCGCTCGGCCGGCGGCAGCTCGCGCCAGGGCCGGTCGGTGTCGTGGCCGAGGGCCGCGAGGATGTCGCGGAGGTTCTTGCCCTGCCAGGCGCCGGGCCAGGCGGCGATGGCACCGTCCCGGATGGAGAGCGCCGGGTCGGGGACGAGGGACTGCTCCGTGACGCGGTGGACGGTGCCCAGGCCGTGGCACTCCGGGCAGGCGCCGGCCGCGGTGTTGGGCGAGAAGGCGTCCGAGTCCAGCCGTTCCGCCGCGTCCTCCGGGTAGTCGCCGGCGCGGGAGAAGAGCATCCGCAGGGTGTTGGAGAGGGTGGTGACGGTGCCGACCGAGGAGCGGGAGGTGGGGGCGGAGCGCCGCTGCTCCAGGGCGACGGCGGGCGGCAGTCCGGTGATGTCCTCGACCTTGGGCGCGCCGACCTGGTGGATCAGCCGCCGGGCGTAGGGGGCCACCGACTCGAAGTAGCGGCGCTGCGCCTCGGCGTAGAGGGTGCCGAAGGCGAGGGAGGACTTGCCCGATCCGGACACCCCGGTGAACGCGACCAGCGCGTCCCTCGGGATGTCCACATCGATGCTGCGGAGGTTGTGCTCACGGGCGCCGCGCACCCGTACGTACGAGTCGGCCATCCCTCCATGATCAGGCACAGCCCGGCGTGGTCGGGCCATCGTCGGGGCCGGTCCCAGGAGGTGTCTCAGTCGCCGGCCGTGGCGGCGCCGATCCGCTCGCGGGCCTCCTCCCAGGGCAGCGGGGTGGCGATGACCGCGCGCAGCGCCCGGATCCGGCGGGGCGGCAGGCCGGCCGCCAGGACGCCGACGGCGTGCCCGTCCCGCCCGTAGAGCGCGAGGACGCGCCGCTCGGCCCGGTCCAGGACGGTGGCCTCGACCCGGTCGGCGCCCGCGGTCAGCCCGTACGCCTGGAGCTTGAGGTCGTACTGGTCGGACCAGAAGTACGGCACGGGCGCGAACGGGCGGCGTTCCGGGGCGGGGGCGTCTTCCGCCACCCCGGTGGCGTCGGCCGTCGTGGTCAGTTCGGCCAGGAGGTTGCGGGCGGCGGCCATGCCTTGCTCGGTGGCGTTCATCCGGTGCTCGAAGCGCAGCGGCCGGCCGTGGACCGGATGGTCCCAGCGGGCCACATCGCCCGCGGCGTAGATGCCGGGGGCGGCCGCGCAGTACTCATCGCAGCGCAGCCCGTCGGTGGTGTCCAGGGCCGGGTCGGCCAGCCACTCGACGGCGGGCCGGGAGCCGATCGCCAGCAGCACGAGGTCGGCCGGCAGCCGGCTGCTTCCCCCGGCGGCCCCACTGCCGGGGGGACCCCCACTGGCCAGCCGTACGGCGGTGATCTGCGGGTCGGAGCCGTCCGGGTCCGCGGGCGCGGTCTCGAATCCGTCCACCGCGCCGGTGAGCAGCCGTACGCCCCGGGCGCGGTGTTCCTCGGCGAGCAGCTCGCCGACCTCGGTGCCGACGGCGGCGGCCATCGGTGTCGGCTCGATGCCGACGAGGGTGACGTCGTGTCCCAACTCCCGTGCCACCGCGGCGGCTTCGCAGCCCAGTACGCCGTTCCCGACGATCACCAGGCGCCGGCCCGGGGTACCCCCATGGGCCAGCCGGCCGCGCAGAGCCAGTGCCTCGTCGAGGGTGCGCAGAGTGTGCACCCCGGCGATGCGGTCGGCGCCGGGCAGGGTTCGGGCCCCGACACCGGTCGCGATGATCACGCCGGCGCAGCCCAGCCTCTCCCCGCCGTCGAGGGTGAGGGTGCGGGTGGCCACATCGAGGCCGGTGGCCCGGGTGCCGAGCCGCAGATCGAGGCCGAGCGGGGCGAGCTGCTCCTCGGTGCGCAGCAGCAGCCGGTCCGGCTCCCAGGCGCCGTGCAGCAACTGCTTGGACAACGGCGGCCGGTCGTAGGGGAGATGGGGCTCGTCACCGATGAGGGTGAGCGGGCCGCGCCAGCCGCCGCGGCGCAGCGCCTCGGCCGCGGCGAGGCCGGCCGCGGAGGCGCCGACGACGGCGATCGGCCGGGCGGTCACGCGTGTACCTCGATCACGGCGGCCGGGCAGATGGCGGCCGCCTCACGGACCGCGTCGTGCTGCCCGGCGGGCGGTTCGGCGTCGAGCAGCACCACCACTCCGTCCTCGTCGCGCTGGTCGAAGACCTCGGGGGCGATCAGCACGCACTGTCCGGCGGCGCAGCACTTGTCGGCATCAAGGGTGATCTTCATGGCAGAAGGCTCCATGGGAGTTGCGGTGGAGTGAAGGGGGAATCCGGCCGCGGTCGGGCCGCCCGGCGGTGGTGCCGTGGTCACCAGGTGACGGGCAGGGCGTGACAGCCGTAGATCGCCATATCGGTGCGGAAGGGGATCTCGTCGAGAGACACCGCGGGCCGCATCGTGGGGAAGCGGCGCAGCAAGGTGCCGATCACCACCTGGAGTTCGACCCGGGCCAGCGCCTGGCCGAGGCACTGGTGGATGCCGTAGCCGAAGGCGACATGGTGCTGGGCGTTGGGGCGGTGCACATCGAGGCGGTCGGCGTCGGGGAAGACACTCTCGTCGCGGTTGGCGGACGGAACGGCGACGACGACGCCCTCGCCGGCCCGGATGAGGTGACCGTCGAGCTCGATATCGGCGGTGGCGACCCGGCGCGGCCCGTTGCGGATAATGCTGTGGAAGCGCAGCAACTCCTCGACGGCGCCACGGATCAGGCCGGGCTCCTGACGCAGCTGCCCGGCGGTCTCCGCGTCGCGCATCAGGGTCAGTGCGCTCAGACCGATCATGTTGGCGGTGGTCTCGTGCCCGGCGATCAGCAGCAGGGCGGCGAACGCGGCCACCTCGTCGTGGCCGATCTCACCGGTCCGCTGCTGCTCGACGATCAGCCGCCCGAGGATGTCGTCCCCGGGGTCCGCTTCCTTGGCGGTGACCAACCGGTCGAGGTAGTCGCGCAGTTCGAGGCGGGCGGTCTCCCGCTCGTCGTCGGGGACGGTGCGGGAGAGCAGGGTGCCGGTGAGCCGCTGGAAGACGTCGTGGTCGTCGTACGGGACGCCCAGCAGCAGGCTGATCACCAGCGACGGGAGCGGCAGCGCCAGTGCCTCGACGAGGTCCACTCCGCCGTGCACACCCCGCTCGGCGCGCTCCATCAGGTCGCAGAGTTCCTCCGTGATCCGCTGGATCTCCGGGCGCAGCGCCTCGACCCGCTTGACCATGAACTCCCGGGTGACCATCCGGCGCAGCCGGGTGTGCTCGGGCGGGTCCCGGCGGATGAAGCCGCGGTTCTCGGTGCTGCCGCCGCCGGTCATCCCGCTGAGCGGGTAGCCGTGAACGGTGGTGTCGGAGCTGAAGCGGGTGTCGCCGAGGATCGTCCGGATGTCGCTGTAGCGGGTGGCCAGCCAGGCCCAACTGCCGTCCGGCAGAGCGATCTTGGAGATCGGTTGCTGGGTGCGCAGGGTGCCGAATTCGGCGGGCGGGTCGAAGGGGCAGCCGCTCGGGGGTTCCACGGGCAGCGGCGCCGGGGCGGTGGAAAGTGTCATCTCGCTCATCTCGCTGGGTGCGCGCACACCGGCAGGGGCGTGCGCCATGAGCCGAACGTTCGCCTAACACCCGTAAACTTACATGTGTAGTGCATGCATCACGATGCCGGGGGGTGGTGTGCGTGACGGTGCCTCAGGGAGACGGTTTCGGCGCTGCGCGGAGCGGCCGGTGGGACAGGGGCTGAGCGGAGCGCCGAAAGCGCGGCTCAGCGCTCCAGCAGCAGCTGCAGCATCTCGTCCACGAACCGGTCCAGCCGTCCGGTGTCCTTGCGGCTCGGCATGACCTGCCAGAGCGTGACCCGGCCGTGCACCGCCGACCACAGCACGTACGGCGCCTCGGACCGCGAGCCGCGCACCCGCCATCCAGCGTCCTCACAGGCCGTCAGGGCCTGCTGCCAGCTGCGCACCAGCAGCCCGGCGGGGTGCCCGGCGAGCCGCTCGGGGTCGACCGGGGTCTGCCGGGTCTCGTAGAGCAGGCGGTAGGTCGCGGGGTGCGCGACGGCATAGCGGCAGTAGGCGCGCAGCTGGGCGCGCAGCCGCTCCACCGGGTCGTCCGCCGCCTTGGCGGCGGCCCCGGACATCGCCTCCGCGAGCCGCTCATAGCTGACTTCGAGGGTCGCCCAGACCAGTTCGGTCTTGTCGGAGAAGTGCCGGTAGATGCTCGGCGCGGCCACACCGGCCGCGCGGGCCACCGCCCGCAGCGACAGCGCGTCCTCGCTGCCGACCTCCTCCAGGAGCCGCTCGGTGGCCCGCAGGAGTTCCTCCCGCAGACGCTCGCCCTGTCCACGCGGATTACGGGCCCGGACGGCCGCTTGCTCGCTCACTGCCCTCCGGTTCCTTCCCTGACCTGGCCGACGGGGTGCTGCGCCAGGGTTTCACACCGGGGCAGGTGCGGCCTACGCGAGGACGGCGCGGGGCTGCGGTTCACCGGCCCCTCTTCAGCCCGTCGGCCGCGGCACCCCGGCTCAGCACCACCGTGCCGACCGACGTGCCGATCCGGTCGTGCCGGCCGCTCGTGGCGAGATTGCGCACCCGGACCCGCTTGCCCTGCTCGACGAGCTGCGGGAGGTACTCGGCCGTGGTGACCCGCCAGCGCTGACCGGCGCGGTGCGGCGGCGCGAACCGGAAGCGGGCGATGGTGCCCCAGTTGCCCCGCGGCTTCTTCGTGACGCCGGAGAGCTGGTCACCGAGGCCGTAGACGACCCAGGTGCCGTTGACCTTCTCGTACGGCTGCGGGGTGTGCGCACGGGTGCCGACGATCAGATCGATGTCGGGCCGGCCGGCGGTCTCGGAGGCGGTGAGCGCACGGGCCAGCCGGATCTGCCGTGCGTCGGGGGCCGTTCGGTACTCCGTGCCCCAGTACGGGCTGACGACCACGACATCGGCGCCGTCCCGGCGGGCCGCCCGGGCATCCTTGATGATCCGCTTCTCGTCGAGCAGATTCACCGTCCACGGTGCGTACGCCGGGCGCCGCCCGCCGCCGGTGCCGTAGGTGTACGCGAGCTGGGCGACCCGTGCGCCGCCCGGGGCCCGCAGCAGCGCAGGGCGGGCGCCCTCGGCGGCGTCCCGGGCCGAGCCGGTATGGCGCAGCCCGACGGTGTCCAGGGCCTCCAGAGTGCGCTGCACACCCGGCACTCCGCGGTCGAGGGCGTGGTGGGAGGCGGTGGCGCAGGAGTCGTAGCCGGTCGCCTTCAGCGCGGTGGCGATCTGCGGTGGTGCCTGCAGGACCGGGTGCCCGGTGAAGGGCCCGCCCAGCGGTCCGAGCGGCGCGTCGAGATGACACAGCGCCAGGTCGGCGGAGGAGATGACCGGCCGCACGCCCTTGAGTATCGGCCGGTAGTCGTAGCCGTCGTGTGGTGCGTCGCGCCGGGCGGTGGCGAGGACCTCGGGGTCGGAGGGGAGGACGCTCCCGGCGGCGACCAGGGTGAAGGGCTGCCGGCCGGCGTCCTCGGTGACGGGGGCGCCCGCATGGGCCCGCGGTGTGGGTTCCGGGGTGGGCCGCGGGGCCGGCCGTGGGACGGGGTGCGGGCTGGTGCAGCCCACGGCCAGCGCGGCGAGCAGGGCTGCTGCCGCATACCGTGTGTACGCGCTCATGCCCGACAGATATCAGCAGGGACATGACCGGAAATCCCCCCGTGCGCCGGTGTCCGCGGCTCTCCCCCATACGGACTCACGACTGCCGCCATCAGGCCGGACGCCTCACGGGGCCTCCGGTTCCGTCTTCTCCAGGGCCGCTGCCTCGTCCCGTGCCGCCTGTGCCTCGGCCGGGCGGTCCAGCGCCGTCAGCACCTCGGCGAGGGTGTGCAGGGCGCCGGTGAGATTGCGGTTGCCGAGGAGGGTGATACGGGCACGGTGGAGGTCGACGGCCTCCTGGGCGAACGGCAACGCCTCGGCCGGCCGGTCCAGCTGCGCCAGCAGCTCGCCGAGGGTGTGCAGCGAGATGGCGAGACCGGCCTCGTAGCGACGGTCCTCGGCCTGGGACTCCGCCACGCCACGCCAGAGGCCGACGGCTTCCCGGGCGAACGGCAACGCCTCGGCCGGGCGGTCCAGCTGTGCCAGCAGCCGGCCGAGGAGACGCAGGGACAGGGCAAGGGCAAGGCGTCGGCGAGGCGGCGCGTCGGCCTCCGCCAGGCCACGACGGAGGGCAACGGCTTCCTCCACGTACGGCAGCGCCTCGGCCGGCCGGTCCAGTTGTCCCAGCAGCGCGCCGAGGGCACGCAAGGACTCGGCGAGGGCGATGCGGCGGTACGCGGCCGCGCCGGCCCCCGCCAGGCCACGACGGAGAGCAACGGCCTCCTCCACGAACGGCAGCGCCTCGGCCGGCCGGTCGTCCCGCCTCAGCCGGTCGTAGCCGTAGTACAGGGAGGCTGCGAGGGCGGGGCGGTAGCGGTCGGGGTCGGCCTCGGCCAGGCCACGGTAGAGGGCGACGAGGTCCTCGGGCTCCCCCTCCAGGGCGAGGGCTTCGTCCTGGGCGGCCTGCGCCGCGGCCGGGCGGTCCAGCGCCGCCAGCAGGTCTCCGAGAGTCCTCAGGCACTCGGCGAGGTCCGAGCGGTAGCGAGCGAGGTCGGTTTCGGCCAGGGGGCGGCAGACGTCGACGGCTTCCTCCGCGTACCGCAGCCCCTCGGCCGGACGGCCCAGCTGTGCCTGCAGCTCGCCGAGGGTACTCAGGGACTGGGCGAGCTCGATGCGGCAGTGAGGGTGCTTGTCGGTCTCGACCTTGTCGCGACGGAGGGCAACCGCTTCCTGAAGGAACGGCAGCGCCTCAGCCGGCCGGTCCAGCTTCTCCGCCAGCAGGTTGCCGAGGGTGGTCAAGGAGCTGGTGAGGGCGCTGCGCCAGCCTTGGGGGTCGTCCTTGAACCAGCCGCGTTCCTTGGCCACGGTCTTCCTGGCCGCCCGCAGTTGTCTGCCCCACCGCACCTTCGCCGGGATCACGCCCGAGTGGCTCCCCGCTTTCCGCACCATTGCTTCACCGTTCCCGGAACCGGCCCGTCAGGGCGCGCTCCGTCCGTCGCGTGCACGTGGTGACCGAACGGTCCGGTGCCGCGGAGCCGGGTCTCCGCGCCCCGGCCGAGCTGCCCGTCCGGCGGCAGGAGTACGACGGACACCCTGGCCACGGGGCCGGTCGGCCCTGCGGCCAGCCTTGACCAGCGCCACCACGCTCAGCGACCGCCATGCGGGTAGTTCAGCGGGCCGGCCCCACCGCCGGGGACGGTTGCCTGTCCTGCTGGGGCCTGTCCCGTGAGCCCGGCGTGGATCTAACCTCAGGCCGTATGACCCATGACTCCCTCCAGGGCCGTGAGCCGCTTCATGTGACGGTGTGGGACGAGGCGACGCCCGGTGCGCCGCGGGCGGTGTTGGTCCACGGCACGATGAGCTGGGGCACCGAGTGCTTCGCTGAGCAGCGGCCGCTGGCCGGGAGGTTCCGTCTCGAACTCGTCGACCGGCGCGGCTTCGGCGACAGCCCGGACATCGCGCGGAGCGACTACACGGTCGACGCCGAGGACATCGGCCAACTCCTGGGCAGCGGAGCGCACTTGGCCGGCCACTCCTACGGGGCGGCCGCCGTGATGCTGGCCGCGTCGGCCCGCCCGGAGGCGGTGCGGTCACTGACCCTCATCGAGCCGTCCCCGCTGCGCACCGCGGCCGCCCATCCCACCGTGGCGGCGGCGCTGGAACGGATCAGGGCGTCGTTCGCAGACATCGACGAGGAGCTGAGCCCGGAGGAACACCTGCGGCGGTCCACCGAGCCGTACGGGCTGCCGCTGCCGGAGCTGACCCCACGGCTGCTGCGCGCGGTGCGGTCGGCGATGCGCGAACGCCCCGTATGGGACGCGGAGCTTCCGCTCGGTCCGCTGGCCGCGGCCACCATGCCCAAGACCGTCATCAACGGGACCTGGGAGACCGTCCACCCCGACTACCGGGACTTCACCGGCACGGCGCTGATGGCCTGCGGGGAGTACCTCGCCGCGGCGATCGGCGCCCGCCATGTGCGGGTGAGCGGCGCCGGCCATGCGCCGCACCAGGACCGGCCGGAGGAGGTCAACGCCGTCCTCACCCGGCTGTGGCAGGGCTGACCCGGGCGACTGTCCGAAGGGCCCGCCCCTCGGATCACTCCGCCGGCCCGGGCCTCAGGCCACCTCGATGCCGTACTCCTGCACCAGCGCCTCCAGGCCGCCGGGGAAGCCCTTGCCGCCCGCCACGAAGTCCCAGTCGCCGCCCGCCCGTTGCCGGAACGAGCCGAGCACCAGCGCGGTCTCGCCCGGCCGCCCCTCCGAGACCTCCAGCTGCCCCAGCTCCTCCCCCGACGCGTCCAGCAGCCGGACCCGGGCCTGGGTGAAGCCGGAGAGATCGGCGTCGGGGTTGACCTGGGGGTCGATCGCCGCGACCAGGACCAGCCGGTCGGCGTCCGGCGGCAGCGCCTCGAACCGCACCTGCATCGCGGCCCGGTCGGGGGCGAAGCCGGGCAGCATCCGCACCGAGCCGTCCGGGTTGCGCGGATTGTTGTAGAAGACGAAGTGCTCTTCGCTCAGGACGCTGGTCCCCTTGCACACCAGGGCGCAGACGTCGAGGGCGACCTCGCCGGACCAGTTCATGCCGAGAATGTTGTGGTCCGGTGCCTCATCGGGGACGGCGGGGCCGGTGGGAGCGTCTCCGCCGAGCCGTCCGCGCAGCCCGTAGCGGGCGAGCAGATCGACGAGTTCGGAGCCGGCGATCAGGCTGAGCGGTTTGCCGTTGGCGAAGGTGTGGGCGCCGGGGCCGAAGCGGGAGGTCGTCACCAGCACGCCCTTGTTGGCGCCTTCGGACTGGACGGTGCCGTAGAGGTCGCGGACGGCGGTCGGCGGGACGGTGTGGCGGTAGCGCTTGACCTGCACCACGATCTTGCCGCCGCGGATCGGGTCGGGGTCCAGGGCGTCCACATCGACCCCGCCGTCGCCGGAGCGCTGGGTGGTCACGGCCTGCATGCCCATCGCGCGGAACAGCTCGGCGATCAGATTCTCGAAGGCGATCGGGTCCATCTCGTACAGGTCCGGTTCGCTGTCGGTGCCGTGTGAGACGACCCCGCCCCCGACGTCGCCCGGAAGGCGTGCGGGGCGTACCGCGGTCCGCTGGTCGGGGCGCGCGGCGAGCTGGCCGCGCAGCCCGTCGGTGAGGCACTCCACCGCGCTGACCTGGGCGAGGTGGAAGGTGTCGAAGGCGCTGCGGGGTGCCATGACGGTCGCCAGACACACCTGGGCCGGGCGGCCGGTCACCGGGTCGACATCGTCCACGAACCCGTTCAGGGCCACCGAGTCCAGCGTGCCGTAGGTGTCGGCGGCGAAGAGGTCGCGCAGCACCAGCAGCACGCTCTGGGCCAGGACATCGCGGTAGAGCGCCCGGCGCTGCGCGGCCGGCCGGGCGGTCTCCTTCTCCTGGTCGGCGGTGGGCATGTACCGGACGGATTTGGTCTCGGGCACGATGTCGTAGCCCGGGAGCTCCCAGTCCAGGACGAGCTGGCGGGCCATCGGGTCGTAGGCGGCGGCGACCTGCCGGGGGAAGCCCTCCGGCCAGGCGGTGGAGGAGTACAGCGCGGCGGAGAAGTACTCGACGGCCGCGTCCGGTTCGCCGTCGCGCAGGCCGTCCAGCAGCTCCGCCATCCCGGCGTTGTGCTGCCGGATCTCGGCCAGGGCGCCCGCGGCCCACTGGTCGTACTGCTGCCGGTAGGCCGCGAGTTGGGCCTGCCGTCGGCTCTCCGCGGCCTGCGCGGCGTACCAGTCCTGCTCGTAGCGGGCGCGGGCCTCCCCCTGGGCGCGGTCGCGGCGGACACCGACCTGCCATCCGCCCGGCGGTGCCTGATAGCGCGCAGGGTCGGGCATCGGGACCGGGGTGGCGAGGGCGCCG
This genomic stretch from Streptomyces nigrescens harbors:
- a CDS encoding tetratricopeptide repeat protein — its product is MIPAKVRWGRQLRAARKTVAKERGWFKDDPQGWRSALTSSLTTLGNLLAEKLDRPAEALPFLQEAVALRRDKVETDKHPHCRIELAQSLSTLGELQAQLGRPAEGLRYAEEAVDVCRPLAETDLARYRSDLAECLRTLGDLLAALDRPAAAQAAQDEALALEGEPEDLVALYRGLAEADPDRYRPALAASLYYGYDRLRRDDRPAEALPFVEEAVALRRGLAGAGAAAYRRIALAESLRALGALLGQLDRPAEALPYVEEAVALRRGLAEADAPPRRRLALALSLRLLGRLLAQLDRPAEALPFAREAVGLWRGVAESQAEDRRYEAGLAISLHTLGELLAQLDRPAEALPFAQEAVDLHRARITLLGNRNLTGALHTLAEVLTALDRPAEAQAARDEAAALEKTEPEAP
- a CDS encoding NAD(P)/FAD-dependent oxidoreductase; this encodes MTARPIAVVGASAAGLAAAEALRRGGWRGPLTLIGDEPHLPYDRPPLSKQLLHGAWEPDRLLLRTEEQLAPLGLDLRLGTRATGLDVATRTLTLDGGERLGCAGVIIATGVGARTLPGADRIAGVHTLRTLDEALALRGRLAHGGTPGRRLVIVGNGVLGCEAAAVARELGHDVTLVGIEPTPMAAAVGTEVGELLAEEHRARGVRLLTGAVDGFETAPADPDGSDPQITAVRLASGGPPGSGAAGGSSRLPADLVLLAIGSRPAVEWLADPALDTTDGLRCDEYCAAAPGIYAAGDVARWDHPVHGRPLRFEHRMNATEQGMAAARNLLAELTTTADATGVAEDAPAPERRPFAPVPYFWSDQYDLKLQAYGLTAGADRVEATVLDRAERRVLALYGRDGHAVGVLAAGLPPRRIRALRAVIATPLPWEEARERIGAATAGD
- the uvrA gene encoding excinuclease ABC subunit UvrA yields the protein MADSYVRVRGAREHNLRSIDVDIPRDALVAFTGVSGSGKSSLAFGTLYAEAQRRYFESVAPYARRLIHQVGAPKVEDITGLPPAVALEQRRSAPTSRSSVGTVTTLSNTLRMLFSRAGDYPEDAAERLDSDAFSPNTAAGACPECHGLGTVHRVTEQSLVPDPALSIRDGAIAAWPGAWQGKNLRDILAALGHDTDRPWRELPPAEREWILFTDEQPVVTVHPVRDVGRIQRPYKGQYMSARRYVLHTFADSKSETLRKRVQGFMVAEPCPVCAGRRLRPEALAVTFHGQDIATLAGMPLGALAELLRPTAARPDDEVAPTLARDLVARIEVLTELGLGYLSMDRPSPTLSAGELQRLRLATQLRSGLFGVVYVLDEPSAGLHPADTESLLTVLGRLKEAGNSLFVVEHDMEVVRRADWIVDIGPRAGEHGGQVLHSGPVAALADATGSATRRFLFDTAPPAARTVRRPTGTLTLRGVTLHNLRGLDAAFPLGVFTAVTGVSGSGKTTLVTRVLAEAVREHLGDGTTDTGEDGTEAGPMARAQLSGAEGLEAIDRLVRVDQKPIGRTPRSNLATYTGLFDAVRKVFAATDEARARGYTAGRFSFNVAAGRCETCQGEGFVAVELLFLPGTYAPCTACHGARYHPETLEITYRDRTVADVLAMTVDTAADFLADIPAAARSLRTLQDVGLGYLRLGQPATELSGGEAQRIKLATELQRTRRGHTLYLLDEPTTGLHPADTEVLLRQLHGLVDAGHTVVVVEHDMGVVAGADHVIDLGPGGGADGGRIVAAGTPAEVADAPGSRTAPYLARRRARPDAR
- a CDS encoding alpha/beta fold hydrolase, which encodes MTHDSLQGREPLHVTVWDEATPGAPRAVLVHGTMSWGTECFAEQRPLAGRFRLELVDRRGFGDSPDIARSDYTVDAEDIGQLLGSGAHLAGHSYGAAAVMLAASARPEAVRSLTLIEPSPLRTAAAHPTVAAALERIRASFADIDEELSPEEHLRRSTEPYGLPLPELTPRLLRAVRSAMRERPVWDAELPLGPLAAATMPKTVINGTWETVHPDYRDFTGTALMACGEYLAAAIGARHVRVSGAGHAPHQDRPEEVNAVLTRLWQG
- a CDS encoding CapA family protein — protein: MSAYTRYAAAALLAALAVGCTSPHPVPRPAPRPTPEPTPRAHAGAPVTEDAGRQPFTLVAAGSVLPSDPEVLATARRDAPHDGYDYRPILKGVRPVISSADLALCHLDAPLGPLGGPFTGHPVLQAPPQIATALKATGYDSCATASHHALDRGVPGVQRTLEALDTVGLRHTGSARDAAEGARPALLRAPGGARVAQLAYTYGTGGGRRPAYAPWTVNLLDEKRIIKDARAARRDGADVVVVSPYWGTEYRTAPDARQIRLARALTASETAGRPDIDLIVGTRAHTPQPYEKVNGTWVVYGLGDQLSGVTKKPRGNWGTIARFRFAPPHRAGQRWRVTTAEYLPQLVEQGKRVRVRNLATSGRHDRIGTSVGTVVLSRGAAADGLKRGR
- a CDS encoding restriction endonuclease, which produces MSRRSHGLMAIWAEAQRQQQRQQEAQRRARAQQQRDQERQARDAERAMARMHRERQAAYRQQREADARRRTEELDGRVATLIGLLAEGCRAPAFSPAALLRPERIEAFAPGALATPVPMPDPARYQAPPGGWQVGVRRDRAQGEARARYEQDWYAAQAAESRRQAQLAAYRQQYDQWAAGALAEIRQHNAGMAELLDGLRDGEPDAAVEYFSAALYSSTAWPEGFPRQVAAAYDPMARQLVLDWELPGYDIVPETKSVRYMPTADQEKETARPAAQRRALYRDVLAQSVLLVLRDLFAADTYGTLDSVALNGFVDDVDPVTGRPAQVCLATVMAPRSAFDTFHLAQVSAVECLTDGLRGQLAARPDQRTAVRPARLPGDVGGGVVSHGTDSEPDLYEMDPIAFENLIAELFRAMGMQAVTTQRSGDGGVDVDALDPDPIRGGKIVVQVKRYRHTVPPTAVRDLYGTVQSEGANKGVLVTTSRFGPGAHTFANGKPLSLIAGSELVDLLARYGLRGRLGGDAPTGPAVPDEAPDHNILGMNWSGEVALDVCALVCKGTSVLSEEHFVFYNNPRNPDGSVRMLPGFAPDRAAMQVRFEALPPDADRLVLVAAIDPQVNPDADLSGFTQARVRLLDASGEELGQLEVSEGRPGETALVLGSFRQRAGGDWDFVAGGKGFPGGLEALVQEYGIEVA
- a CDS encoding cytochrome P450 is translated as MTLSTAPAPLPVEPPSGCPFDPPAEFGTLRTQQPISKIALPDGSWAWLATRYSDIRTILGDTRFSSDTTVHGYPLSGMTGGGSTENRGFIRRDPPEHTRLRRMVTREFMVKRVEALRPEIQRITEELCDLMERAERGVHGGVDLVEALALPLPSLVISLLLGVPYDDHDVFQRLTGTLLSRTVPDDERETARLELRDYLDRLVTAKEADPGDDILGRLIVEQQRTGEIGHDEVAAFAALLLIAGHETTANMIGLSALTLMRDAETAGQLRQEPGLIRGAVEELLRFHSIIRNGPRRVATADIELDGHLIRAGEGVVVAVPSANRDESVFPDADRLDVHRPNAQHHVAFGYGIHQCLGQALARVELQVVIGTLLRRFPTMRPAVSLDEIPFRTDMAIYGCHALPVTW
- a CDS encoding ferredoxin, whose translation is MKITLDADKCCAAGQCVLIAPEVFDQRDEDGVVVLLDAEPPAGQHDAVREAAAICPAAVIEVHA
- a CDS encoding TetR/AcrR family transcriptional regulator, with product MSEQAAVRARNPRGQGERLREELLRATERLLEEVGSEDALSLRAVARAAGVAAPSIYRHFSDKTELVWATLEVSYERLAEAMSGAAAKAADDPVERLRAQLRAYCRYAVAHPATYRLLYETRQTPVDPERLAGHPAGLLVRSWQQALTACEDAGWRVRGSRSEAPYVLWSAVHGRVTLWQVMPSRKDTGRLDRFVDEMLQLLLER